One genomic region from Flagellimonas oceani encodes:
- a CDS encoding helix-turn-helix domain-containing protein, whose translation MKVKRTTSKIGTIFIHALVGTGIFYFLVHPFTMVLYWFEFSNTTISFSLFREVLQERFLESFTLDMRGMGGLLALLGVLLGTISGLFWISLKKKNELIGTQQRLLQQDIAALINAGENERVEFKSSIRYDYFRKTTNRELELAIAKTIVGFMNAEGGKLIIGVDDDGSVLGLEKDFKTLKHKNRDGYQREVYRIISTQLGHEACFSNHISFYVVNEKEICVIDIEPSKDPVYVNDGADTTFYVRTGNATYPLTVKETVDYLKTQKT comes from the coding sequence ATGAAAGTTAAAAGGACTACATCAAAAATAGGGACCATATTCATTCATGCACTCGTGGGAACAGGTATTTTCTATTTCCTTGTCCATCCTTTTACCATGGTGCTCTATTGGTTTGAATTTAGCAATACGACCATTTCATTTTCATTATTTCGAGAAGTGTTGCAAGAACGCTTTTTGGAATCATTTACCTTAGATATGCGGGGTATGGGTGGATTACTAGCTTTATTAGGGGTACTCCTGGGAACAATTTCGGGTTTGTTTTGGATAAGCCTTAAAAAGAAAAATGAACTTATTGGTACACAACAGCGCCTTCTGCAACAGGATATTGCAGCCCTTATAAATGCCGGCGAGAATGAACGGGTAGAATTTAAGTCATCCATCCGCTATGATTATTTTAGGAAAACCACCAACCGCGAACTGGAACTGGCCATTGCCAAGACCATTGTAGGTTTTATGAATGCAGAAGGGGGCAAATTAATTATTGGTGTTGATGACGATGGAAGCGTTTTGGGCCTGGAAAAAGATTTTAAGACACTCAAGCATAAAAACAGGGATGGCTACCAGCGGGAGGTATACCGGATTATATCCACCCAGCTGGGGCACGAAGCCTGTTTCAGCAATCATATTTCCTTTTATGTCGTCAATGAAAAGGAAATATGTGTCATAGACATTGAACCATCCAAAGACCCTGTTTACGTTAACGATGGTGCGGACACGACCTTTTACGTGCGCACCGGTAATGCTACATATCCCTTGACCGTAAAAGAAACCGTGGATTATTTAAAAACCCAAAAAACGTAA
- a CDS encoding heavy-metal-associated domain-containing protein, producing the protein MQQQVAIKGMTCGGCTQTVEKALKQVAGVKTATVSLVPPQAVIQTDHEISNAQLQSALAKVGNYRVAGNVTDNEPKKSGGS; encoded by the coding sequence ATGCAACAACAAGTAGCAATTAAAGGAATGACTTGCGGAGGGTGCACCCAAACCGTTGAAAAAGCCCTGAAGCAGGTAGCAGGTGTAAAAACGGCAACGGTAAGTCTGGTCCCGCCACAGGCGGTTATACAAACGGACCATGAAATAAGCAATGCACAATTGCAGTCCGCTTTGGCAAAAGTGGGAAACTATAGGGTTGCCGGGAACGTCACGGATAACGAACCAAAAAAATCTGGCGGTTCCTGA
- a CDS encoding type II glyceraldehyde-3-phosphate dehydrogenase: MKNVALVGYGVIGKRVADAINVQDDMDLIGVCDVINDWRIQNAVRKEYDIYAATTDAEKQMKASGISVKGSLQDLLDKVDLVVDCTPKNIAAKNVEVYKKQGIKFIVQGGEKHETTGHSFSAENNYKSAVNLDATRVVSCNTTSILRTLTALKRADLLDYARGTLLRRATDPWESHLGGIMNTMVPEKDIPSHQGPDAQSVDPDLDVITSAVKVPETLSHMHYWNVKLKKEASKEEVLNAFKTSTRIKLIHYDQGLVSNNTIKEMFMDMGRSWGDMYEVALWEDMLKVVGDELFYAYVVDNQAIVIPETIDAIRALTGIETDAHKSIEKTNESLGIG; the protein is encoded by the coding sequence ATGAAAAATGTAGCATTAGTAGGATACGGCGTCATCGGAAAAAGAGTGGCCGATGCTATCAACGTACAAGATGATATGGACCTTATCGGGGTTTGCGATGTCATCAACGATTGGCGCATACAGAACGCCGTGCGAAAGGAATATGATATCTATGCGGCCACCACCGATGCCGAAAAACAAATGAAGGCTTCCGGCATTTCGGTAAAGGGCAGCTTGCAGGACCTTTTGGACAAAGTGGACCTCGTGGTCGATTGCACTCCAAAGAACATAGCTGCAAAAAACGTAGAGGTCTATAAAAAACAGGGTATTAAGTTCATTGTTCAAGGTGGCGAAAAACACGAGACAACAGGGCATTCCTTTAGTGCGGAAAACAATTACAAATCCGCTGTAAATCTTGATGCTACAAGGGTGGTTTCCTGTAATACCACATCAATCTTGAGAACATTGACCGCTTTAAAAAGGGCAGATTTATTGGATTATGCACGGGGAACATTATTAAGAAGGGCGACCGACCCATGGGAAAGCCATTTAGGAGGTATAATGAACACCATGGTGCCCGAAAAAGACATCCCAAGTCATCAAGGGCCCGATGCGCAAAGCGTAGATCCTGATCTGGATGTGATCACCTCGGCGGTAAAGGTGCCCGAAACCCTGAGCCATATGCATTATTGGAACGTGAAGCTAAAGAAAGAAGCATCTAAAGAAGAAGTGCTCAACGCCTTTAAAACCTCTACACGCATTAAGCTAATCCATTATGATCAAGGATTGGTTTCCAACAATACAATCAAGGAAATGTTTATGGATATGGGAAGATCTTGGGGCGATATGTATGAGGTAGCCCTTTGGGAAGATATGCTAAAGGTTGTGGGCGATGAACTCTTCTATGCCTATGTAGTAGACAATCAAGCGATTGTAATTCCTGAGACCATTGACGCCATTCGGGCCCTTACTGGTATTGAGACCGATGCGCACAAATCCATCGAAAAGACCAATGAAAGTTTAGGAATCGGATAA
- a CDS encoding multicopper oxidase family protein: MDRRNFLATGAVSTAGMLFFPGNLLAESAKEANKQRLTQPLPFKKNGEWKEFELYIDIKVHEPAPGFKYHTLAFNDMIPGPEIRVDYGDKVRVKFKNKTGINHTIHWHGIYVPWRMDGVPYVSQLPVMPENEFIYEFEAKPVGTHFYHCHWGTVMHMQAGMFGSIIVEDPDDPIKKQFPYEREYTLVYGAHDVNYIRNEMNRMLDRMKERNYLMKEGRFDPERWAVFNNHDQFAESIKNGWEPPYALSRRAPASLPQADWFTVNGKSYPETPYLFIKSGEKIRVRLINAGAEIHNLHLHGHDFWMVADDGIPLSHPWKRNTVPLTPGKTFDIIIEGDNRGIWTFHDHDTRKVTNNGLYPGGNLLALVYEDLPEDELIITKHSGNTMFNKGMGMEGMDMDMGKPMNMDKMLFGDDKLPKIALDE; encoded by the coding sequence ATGGACAGAAGAAATTTTTTGGCAACGGGTGCCGTATCTACGGCGGGCATGCTGTTTTTTCCCGGCAATCTCTTGGCCGAAAGTGCCAAGGAGGCCAACAAACAACGCTTAACACAACCCCTACCCTTTAAAAAAAATGGCGAATGGAAAGAATTTGAACTTTACATCGATATCAAGGTACACGAACCCGCCCCGGGTTTTAAATACCACACCTTGGCCTTTAACGATATGATTCCCGGCCCTGAGATACGGGTCGACTATGGCGATAAAGTACGGGTGAAATTCAAAAACAAAACCGGCATCAACCACACCATACACTGGCACGGTATCTATGTGCCCTGGCGTATGGACGGAGTCCCCTACGTGAGCCAGCTGCCGGTAATGCCGGAGAACGAATTTATTTACGAATTTGAGGCAAAACCCGTGGGCACCCATTTTTACCACTGCCATTGGGGCACGGTCATGCACATGCAGGCTGGGATGTTCGGGAGCATAATCGTAGAGGATCCAGACGATCCTATTAAAAAACAGTTTCCGTACGAACGGGAATATACCTTGGTATATGGTGCGCACGACGTCAACTACATCCGCAATGAGATGAACCGGATGCTGGACCGTATGAAGGAACGTAACTATCTTATGAAGGAAGGCCGCTTCGATCCGGAGCGCTGGGCCGTGTTCAATAACCACGACCAGTTTGCCGAATCCATCAAGAACGGATGGGAGCCGCCCTATGCATTGAGCCGCAGGGCCCCGGCAAGCCTGCCACAGGCAGACTGGTTCACCGTAAACGGCAAGTCGTATCCCGAGACCCCGTACCTTTTTATAAAATCGGGCGAAAAGATACGGGTACGCCTTATCAATGCTGGTGCAGAGATACATAACCTTCACCTGCACGGGCATGACTTCTGGATGGTGGCCGATGACGGAATTCCTTTATCTCATCCTTGGAAACGAAACACAGTGCCGTTGACGCCCGGCAAAACTTTCGATATCATTATTGAGGGGGACAATAGGGGTATCTGGACCTTTCATGACCACGATACGCGAAAAGTGACCAATAATGGCTTATACCCTGGAGGAAATTTGTTGGCATTGGTATACGAAGACTTACCCGAAGATGAACTCATCATTACCAAACACAGTGGCAACACCATGTTCAACAAGGGCATGGGAATGGAAGGAATGGATATGGATATGGGCAAACCAATGAATATGGACAAGATGCTGTTCGGGGACGATAAGCTTCCCAAGATCGCCCTGGACGAATAA
- a CDS encoding universal stress protein, with the protein MRIVLAIDGSDFSKTAIDELAALPLPSGTEVRIISVFESPVLAAPGVVSMGGGLGNYYEEALSQAKKSTEEIVDLAVQMLREKNPRLSVTTAVVNGWPKNVILEEAEAFNADLIIVGSQGRGAVSRFLLGSVSQSVAMHARCSVMIVRKRGMNKKDQ; encoded by the coding sequence ATGAGGATAGTATTGGCCATAGATGGCTCTGATTTTAGTAAGACGGCCATAGATGAACTTGCGGCGCTACCGTTGCCGTCAGGTACCGAAGTTCGTATCATATCGGTTTTTGAGAGCCCTGTTCTGGCCGCTCCGGGAGTAGTTTCTATGGGCGGAGGGCTTGGTAATTATTATGAAGAGGCCTTGTCCCAAGCAAAAAAATCAACAGAAGAAATCGTTGACCTGGCGGTCCAGATGTTACGAGAAAAAAATCCCCGACTATCGGTAACAACAGCAGTTGTGAACGGGTGGCCTAAAAATGTGATCTTGGAGGAGGCAGAAGCCTTTAACGCAGATTTAATAATTGTAGGGTCACAAGGTCGCGGGGCGGTATCAAGGTTTCTCCTCGGCTCGGTTTCCCAGTCGGTGGCAATGCACGCCCGCTGTTCGGTCATGATAGTCCGAAAGCGCGGAATGAACAAGAAGGACCAATAA
- a CDS encoding SAM-dependent methyltransferase has translation MTTLTKTIDKVLIKTFLKNISDQTFTLVFWDGETHEIGEGEFKFKIIIHNFPGKKELFADPSTALGEAYMTGDIELVGNLQEIVESIMRRNKSFLNESKLLGMLGKCSPVGKRTSERDIAHHYDIGNDFYALWLDPTMSYSCAYFKTGSDSLYDAQMNKIHHILKKLNLREGQTLLDIGCGWGFLAIEAAKKYRVRVLGITLSKEQLKKAQERIKDEGLQVLVAVKLMDYRGLEKIGLKFDHVVSVGMAEHVGKANLPLYFKNVNAVLKETGLFLLHNITNVLETEVNAFIAKYIFPGGYIPSLREELYLAADLGFHTIDIESLRLHYMKTLMHWAERFEGNMDKIETMFDTKFIRMWRLYLNACAAAFHYAKIDLHQILLSKGANNQLPLTRQYIYDMPGNKFGNR, from the coding sequence ATGACGACACTGACAAAAACAATAGACAAGGTACTTATAAAAACCTTTTTGAAAAACATAAGCGACCAAACATTCACGCTTGTGTTCTGGGATGGGGAAACCCATGAGATCGGGGAAGGGGAATTCAAATTCAAAATCATCATCCATAACTTTCCCGGCAAGAAAGAATTGTTTGCCGACCCCAGCACCGCCTTGGGCGAAGCCTATATGACCGGTGATATCGAGCTGGTAGGCAATCTACAGGAAATCGTGGAAAGCATCATGCGCCGTAATAAGAGCTTCTTGAACGAAAGCAAATTGTTGGGTATGTTGGGGAAATGCAGCCCTGTTGGAAAAAGGACATCGGAACGCGACATTGCCCATCATTATGATATAGGCAACGATTTTTATGCACTATGGCTGGACCCGACCATGAGCTATTCCTGTGCCTATTTTAAAACGGGATCGGACAGCCTCTACGATGCGCAAATGAACAAGATACACCATATACTGAAAAAGCTCAACCTTAGGGAAGGGCAAACCTTATTGGACATTGGCTGTGGTTGGGGATTCCTGGCCATCGAAGCTGCAAAGAAATACAGAGTAAGGGTGCTGGGCATTACGCTAAGCAAAGAGCAGCTAAAAAAAGCCCAAGAACGGATCAAGGACGAAGGCCTGCAGGTCCTGGTGGCCGTAAAATTAATGGACTATAGGGGCCTAGAAAAAATCGGCCTCAAGTTCGACCATGTGGTCAGTGTGGGTATGGCCGAACATGTAGGGAAGGCCAATCTGCCCCTCTATTTTAAAAACGTGAACGCCGTATTGAAAGAAACCGGCCTGTTTTTACTGCACAATATTACCAATGTGTTGGAAACGGAAGTTAATGCGTTTATTGCAAAGTACATCTTTCCGGGCGGGTACATACCGTCGTTGAGGGAAGAACTGTACCTAGCCGCAGATCTGGGGTTCCATACCATTGATATAGAAAGTTTAAGGCTACACTATATGAAAACGCTGATGCATTGGGCAGAACGCTTTGAGGGCAACATGGATAAAATCGAGACCATGTTCGACACCAAGTTTATACGAATGTGGCGCCTTTACCTAAACGCCTGTGCCGCGGCATTCCATTATGCCAAGATAGATCTCCATCAAATACTATTATCAAAAGGGGCCAATAACCAATTGCCCTTAACACGGCAGTATATATATGATATGCCCGGTAACAAATTTGGAAATCGATAG
- a CDS encoding SHOCT domain-containing protein, translating into MHFVWWIIWFILLIWIFFVPYDIPYRKSKKEDPLAILKKRFANGEITKEEFEETKRILKSK; encoded by the coding sequence ATGCACTTCGTATGGTGGATCATATGGTTCATTCTTTTAATATGGATATTCTTTGTGCCATACGACATCCCTTACCGAAAATCAAAGAAGGAAGACCCTCTCGCAATTCTCAAAAAAAGATTTGCCAATGGGGAAATTACAAAAGAGGAATTTGAGGAAACAAAAAGGATTCTAAAATCCAAATAG
- a CDS encoding NAD(P)/FAD-dependent oxidoreductase: MNKVDMDMEKYDVIIVGAGPAGLNCAKQLGGTPLRVLVAERNDVVGPKVCAGGLTGKSIESLNLPDELIEYNFNKIHLNHKNKLFYLKDDEDFTYTIDRKELGQWQLKQLGKFDNIEVRTACAVSRITKEYVVLNGRKIGYAHLVGADGASSLVRRYLKLPSGKAEIAMQYIINETKYQDLEVYFDSQSFSAWYAWIFPHNNSVSVGCMGNPKVISSKRLTKNFSAWLKTHHIDVSDGKYEAFPINGDFKGYRFEGNIYLAGDAGGFASRLTGEGIYQALVSGGEIGKMILDNRYHSKEIDELIKLQNRHNKILYTLIGAGKFRPLLVEAGKYFLRSRSISKKVIRTIA, translated from the coding sequence GTGAATAAAGTGGATATGGATATGGAAAAATATGATGTGATCATCGTTGGGGCGGGGCCCGCAGGCCTGAATTGTGCCAAACAGCTCGGCGGTACCCCATTGAGGGTATTGGTCGCCGAAAGAAACGACGTGGTCGGTCCCAAAGTCTGTGCGGGCGGTTTAACGGGCAAAAGCATAGAAAGTTTAAACCTTCCCGACGAATTGATAGAATATAATTTCAACAAAATCCACCTGAACCACAAAAACAAACTGTTCTATCTGAAAGATGACGAGGACTTTACCTATACCATAGACCGCAAGGAACTGGGGCAATGGCAATTGAAACAACTGGGGAAATTTGACAATATCGAGGTAAGGACAGCCTGTGCCGTCTCAAGGATCACAAAGGAATATGTGGTCCTGAACGGCCGGAAAATAGGCTATGCCCATTTGGTCGGGGCAGATGGGGCCAGTTCGTTGGTACGAAGGTACCTAAAATTGCCTTCAGGGAAGGCGGAAATCGCCATGCAGTATATTATTAACGAAACCAAATATCAGGATCTGGAAGTTTATTTTGATTCCCAATCGTTTTCGGCCTGGTACGCCTGGATTTTTCCGCACAACAATTCTGTATCGGTCGGTTGTATGGGCAACCCAAAAGTAATTTCATCCAAACGGTTGACAAAAAATTTTTCCGCTTGGCTCAAAACACACCATATCGACGTAAGCGACGGAAAATATGAGGCATTCCCAATAAACGGGGATTTTAAAGGGTATCGGTTTGAAGGGAATATATATCTGGCAGGTGATGCCGGCGGGTTTGCTTCAAGGTTGACGGGCGAAGGCATTTACCAGGCCCTTGTTAGCGGTGGGGAAATAGGGAAAATGATCCTGGACAATAGGTATCACAGTAAAGAAATCGATGAATTGATCAAGTTGCAAAATAGGCACAACAAAATCTTGTACACCTTGATCGGTGCCGGAAAATTCAGGCCTTTATTGGTAGAGGCGGGCAAATATTTTTTAAGGTCCAGATCCATTAGCAAAAAAGTGATAAGAACAATAGCATAA
- a CDS encoding universal stress protein has translation MKIVLAIDGSDFSKVAIDELAALPLAAGTEVCILNVSENPMSSVPGVLPFGGTLGNYYEEAIFDTRKMAEDLVNEASKSLRNNNNALSITTAVVNGLPKSAILEKAETFNADLIVVGSQGHGAFSRFLLGSVSQSLATHTDCSVMIVRKRDSKEKNNR, from the coding sequence ATGAAAATAGTATTGGCAATAGATGGTTCCGACTTTAGTAAAGTCGCCATAGATGAACTTGCGGCACTGCCGTTGGCTGCGGGTACCGAAGTATGTATTTTGAATGTGTCCGAAAATCCCATGTCGTCTGTTCCCGGCGTCCTACCATTTGGTGGCACGCTTGGCAATTATTATGAAGAGGCCATATTCGATACAAGGAAAATGGCAGAAGATCTTGTTAATGAGGCCTCAAAATCATTAAGAAATAATAATAACGCATTGTCTATAACAACAGCGGTGGTCAATGGTCTTCCCAAAAGTGCAATTTTGGAAAAGGCGGAAACCTTTAATGCCGATTTAATTGTAGTCGGGTCTCAGGGTCATGGTGCATTCTCTCGATTTCTGCTCGGATCGGTCTCCCAGTCCTTGGCAACACATACCGACTGTTCCGTCATGATAGTACGGAAACGCGATTCGAAAGAGAAAAATAACCGGTAA
- a CDS encoding DUF5676 family membrane protein produces the protein MNRINVKKFGFAMGLTAAILYAGCMIVLATAGQEGSITFFNSLLHGLDTTSIIRVDVPIWEALIGIVQTFIIAWLTGALIAAFYNAQLKAK, from the coding sequence ATGAATCGTATCAATGTAAAAAAATTCGGTTTTGCCATGGGGCTGACCGCTGCAATCCTCTACGCTGGCTGCATGATCGTTTTGGCCACAGCAGGACAAGAAGGAAGCATAACCTTTTTCAACAGCCTGTTGCACGGCTTGGACACCACCAGTATAATACGGGTAGACGTGCCAATTTGGGAGGCACTTATTGGCATTGTCCAGACCTTTATCATTGCCTGGCTCACGGGTGCCCTGATCGCCGCTTTTTATAATGCACAACTTAAAGCCAAATAA
- the nhaA gene encoding Na+/H+ antiporter NhaA: MSKHHTNNSIIKFFGSTAKELNNSGVVLFITVVVAMVWANSPWKEYYIDLMQTDIAFTVGSLQLSEPLLLWINDGLMALFFLQVGLELKREIIGGKLSSPKNAVLPIGAAIGGMVLPALVYFMFNSSGEASNGWGIPMATDIAFSLGVLALVGKRLPASLRVFLITLAIVDDLGGVLVIALFYTSGISEMDLLHGLLFFGALIIGNYAGVRSTWFYAIIGIGGVWLAFFFSGVHPTIAGILTAFAIPGRVKIKENTFLERLDHLHKRFQETKSIKGTLISKTQLEILEDIKTISSEAETPLQKLETALNPMVNFVILPLFALANAGIHLHGDLFKVLSSPVSLGIGLGLIFGKFIGITAFSRLLVAFKLAKLPENVNWNMIYGVAFLGGIGFTISLFINELAFTDESFIFTAKVSILFASMIAGVMGTLLLHRSGKKLLKVNNLGASPRGIRKETT, from the coding sequence ATGTCTAAACACCATACAAATAACAGCATTATTAAATTCTTCGGCAGCACGGCCAAAGAACTCAATAACAGTGGTGTTGTTCTCTTTATCACGGTCGTCGTCGCAATGGTCTGGGCCAATTCGCCGTGGAAGGAATATTATATCGACTTAATGCAAACTGATATTGCCTTTACCGTTGGCAGTCTTCAGCTATCGGAGCCACTGCTGTTATGGATCAACGATGGTTTGATGGCCCTCTTCTTTCTACAAGTAGGTCTGGAGCTGAAACGTGAAATAATCGGTGGTAAACTTTCATCCCCAAAGAATGCGGTGCTACCTATTGGTGCAGCTATAGGTGGCATGGTACTTCCTGCCCTTGTTTATTTTATGTTCAATAGCTCGGGCGAAGCTTCTAATGGTTGGGGCATTCCCATGGCCACGGATATTGCCTTTTCTCTAGGGGTTCTGGCCCTTGTCGGCAAAAGACTGCCAGCCTCTTTAAGGGTTTTTCTTATTACGTTGGCGATAGTGGATGATTTGGGAGGCGTCTTGGTCATTGCCCTATTTTATACTTCCGGTATATCCGAGATGGATCTACTGCATGGGCTATTGTTCTTCGGAGCTTTGATTATAGGCAATTATGCGGGAGTGAGAAGTACTTGGTTCTATGCCATCATTGGTATCGGCGGTGTTTGGCTGGCCTTCTTTTTTTCAGGGGTACATCCAACCATTGCGGGGATTCTGACGGCATTTGCCATTCCAGGTAGGGTAAAAATTAAGGAGAATACCTTTTTGGAGCGTTTAGACCACCTGCATAAAAGGTTTCAGGAAACCAAGTCGATAAAGGGCACGCTTATCTCAAAAACGCAATTGGAGATATTGGAGGATATCAAGACTATAAGTTCAGAGGCGGAGACTCCCCTTCAAAAATTGGAAACGGCCTTAAATCCAATGGTGAATTTTGTTATTCTACCCTTGTTCGCTTTGGCGAATGCAGGAATACATCTTCATGGAGATTTGTTTAAAGTACTATCCAGTCCTGTTAGTTTGGGCATTGGCCTAGGTTTGATTTTTGGCAAATTTATCGGTATTACCGCTTTTTCAAGACTGCTGGTCGCGTTTAAACTGGCCAAACTACCAGAAAACGTGAATTGGAACATGATCTATGGTGTGGCTTTTCTAGGAGGTATTGGTTTTACGATATCATTGTTTATAAACGAACTGGCCTTCACGGACGAGTCCTTTATATTCACGGCCAAGGTAAGTATCCTATTCGCTTCTATGATAGCGGGGGTAATGGGTACTCTATTATTACACAGAAGCGGTAAAAAGTTACTAAAAGTAAACAACCTCGGGGCAAGCCCACGAGGCATTCGTAAGGAAACGACTTAA
- a CDS encoding lycopene cyclase domain-containing protein codes for MQYVWFIWSLIILALWGVVYLMKKDSRREMLKMSWITMPFGLTEPLFVPEYWHPPSLFDLAIRTGFDIESLIFSFAIGGIGTVLYNLIFKRRYVEIPHTERKHAMHRLHIYILFVPVLAFLVLALFTHLNHIYCGILAMFLGGIATLYCRPDLKTKIWISGFLFTALYFVYFGSIQPFYPDYVELFWNLENLTHILVLGIPIEELLFAFTFGMYWSGLFEHLYWRKLIQTEIIIPLKN; via the coding sequence ATGCAATATGTCTGGTTCATATGGTCCCTTATTATTCTAGCCCTCTGGGGCGTGGTCTATCTAATGAAGAAAGATTCTCGAAGAGAAATGCTGAAGATGAGTTGGATAACCATGCCCTTCGGGCTTACAGAACCTTTGTTCGTTCCTGAATATTGGCATCCGCCGTCCCTTTTTGATTTGGCGATAAGGACAGGGTTCGATATCGAAAGCCTAATCTTCTCTTTTGCCATCGGAGGTATAGGCACGGTACTGTACAATCTAATTTTTAAGCGAAGGTATGTTGAAATACCGCACACTGAGCGCAAACATGCCATGCACAGACTTCACATATACATTCTTTTCGTCCCAGTTCTTGCGTTTTTGGTGTTGGCGCTGTTCACGCATTTGAATCATATCTACTGTGGAATATTGGCCATGTTTTTAGGTGGAATTGCCACGCTTTACTGCCGTCCGGACCTAAAGACCAAAATCTGGATAAGTGGGTTTCTGTTCACGGCATTGTACTTTGTTTATTTTGGAAGTATACAACCGTTCTATCCCGATTATGTAGAATTGTTCTGGAACCTAGAAAATCTGACCCATATCCTTGTTTTGGGTATCCCCATTGAAGAATTATTATTTGCCTTCACTTTTGGGATGTACTGGTCAGGATTATTCGAACACCTCTATTGGCGAAAACTCATTCAAACTGAAATTATAATTCCACTAAAAAATTAA
- a CDS encoding NAD(P)/FAD-dependent oxidoreductase, with amino-acid sequence MKQNQMLNGIDDHTCKVTEVICLPNSRLPRVVIVGGGFAGLALVEGLKNKDVQVVLIDRNNFHQFQPLFYQVATSGLEPDSIVFPFRKQIKGYKNVSFRLAEVKEIQASTNTVITDKGKLTYDYLVLATGTKTNFFGMEEVERNSLGMKDIRDSLNIRHMMLQNLEQAAITCDDEERDALTNFVIVGGGPAGVEMAGALAEFCKYILPKDYPEYPSSIMNIYLVEAMDELLVAMSDKASSKTLTYLENLNVKVLLKESVSNYDGRIVQTKSGKTILAKNLIWTAGVKGDFPKGIDERHVVKGNRLKTDAYLKVDGQENIYAIGDIAALISEETPKGHPQVAQAAIQQGKYLACTLMGIINDKPIGLFSYKDKGSLATVGKRKAVADLGKLKFAGYFAWLLWSVVHLLSISGFRNKLLVGFNWAVSYFSYEKSNRVIIRNFKLNTTAKTQTKDNSENHLEKDVNTKKSSIDV; translated from the coding sequence ATGAAACAGAATCAAATGTTAAACGGTATCGACGATCATACATGCAAAGTAACGGAAGTAATCTGCTTGCCAAATTCTAGGTTGCCACGGGTAGTCATAGTTGGAGGGGGCTTTGCCGGCCTGGCATTGGTGGAAGGGCTGAAGAATAAAGATGTTCAGGTGGTACTGATAGACCGCAACAACTTTCATCAATTCCAACCCTTATTTTATCAGGTAGCCACTAGCGGCCTCGAACCCGATAGTATTGTGTTCCCTTTTAGAAAACAAATTAAGGGGTATAAGAATGTGAGCTTCAGGCTGGCCGAGGTAAAGGAAATTCAAGCCTCTACCAATACTGTCATAACGGACAAAGGAAAACTTACCTACGACTATCTGGTCTTAGCAACGGGAACAAAGACCAACTTCTTTGGTATGGAAGAAGTGGAAAGAAATAGTTTGGGCATGAAGGATATCCGGGATTCCCTAAACATCCGCCACATGATGCTGCAAAACTTGGAGCAGGCCGCGATTACATGCGATGATGAGGAACGCGATGCCCTCACGAATTTTGTAATTGTGGGCGGCGGCCCCGCCGGAGTGGAAATGGCAGGTGCCTTGGCGGAGTTTTGCAAATACATCCTTCCAAAGGACTATCCCGAGTACCCTTCCTCCATAATGAACATTTATTTGGTGGAAGCTATGGACGAACTACTCGTGGCGATGTCAGACAAAGCTTCTTCAAAAACCCTGACCTATTTGGAAAATCTAAACGTGAAAGTATTGCTGAAAGAGTCCGTTAGCAATTATGATGGTAGGATCGTACAAACCAAAAGCGGGAAGACGATTTTGGCCAAGAACTTGATTTGGACCGCAGGTGTAAAAGGGGACTTCCCAAAGGGTATCGATGAAAGGCATGTAGTGAAGGGAAATCGCTTAAAAACCGATGCTTATTTGAAAGTAGACGGTCAAGAAAACATTTATGCCATCGGGGATATTGCCGCCCTGATTTCCGAAGAGACCCCAAAAGGCCACCCACAGGTAGCACAGGCGGCCATCCAACAGGGAAAATACCTTGCCTGCACATTGATGGGGATCATCAATGATAAACCAATAGGGTTATTTAGCTATAAGGACAAGGGTTCTTTGGCTACCGTTGGTAAGCGCAAGGCTGTTGCAGATTTAGGTAAACTAAAGTTTGCCGGCTATTTTGCTTGGTTGCTGTGGTCGGTCGTACACCTGTTATCCATTAGTGGGTTTCGAAACAAGTTATTGGTCGGCTTCAATTGGGCCGTAAGCTATTTTTCCTATGAAAAGAGCAATAGGGTAATTATTAGGAATTTCAAACTTAATACTACTGCAAAAACTCAAACAAAGGATAATTCCGAAAATCATTTGGAAAAGGATGTAAACACAAAAAAATCCAGTATTGATGTCTAA